The Faecalibacterium prausnitzii genome includes a window with the following:
- a CDS encoding substrate-binding periplasmic protein, producing the protein MTMLLLTALLSLSASAAETVSQHERVRVGFFAMDGYHMMDEDGNRSGYGYDFLRLMARYWDVDYEYVGYDKSWEEMQQMLIDGEIDMVTSARRTPEREELFDFSRPIGTNNGILTVRSDNSTIVEGKYSTYDGMRVALLRGNSRNDEFAEYARTKGFTYKSVYFDSAEEIAEALQNGTVDAIVTSSLRKMNNERILEKFAAVIFM; encoded by the coding sequence ATGACGATGCTTCTGCTGACGGCATTGCTGTCTCTTTCGGCAAGCGCAGCAGAAACAGTAAGCCAGCATGAGCGTGTGAGGGTTGGCTTTTTTGCAATGGACGGCTATCACATGATGGACGAGGACGGAAACCGCAGCGGTTATGGCTACGATTTTCTCCGCTTGATGGCGCGCTACTGGGATGTAGACTATGAATACGTCGGCTATGACAAAAGCTGGGAAGAAATGCAGCAGATGCTGATCGACGGCGAAATCGACATGGTAACTTCTGCCCGCAGAACGCCTGAGCGCGAAGAATTATTTGATTTTTCCCGTCCGATCGGAACCAACAATGGTATCCTGACTGTCCGCAGCGATAATAGCACCATCGTTGAGGGAAAGTATAGTACCTACGATGGGATGCGTGTTGCACTCCTGCGCGGAAACTCCCGGAACGATGAATTTGCGGAGTATGCACGAACCAAAGGCTTCACTTACAAATCGGTCTATTTCGATTCGGCTGAGGAGATAGCAGAGGCACTTCAGAATGGAACGGTTGATGCCATTGTCACCAGTTCCCTGCGCAAAATGAACAATGAGCGCATCCTTGAAAAATTCGCAGCAGTGATTTTTATGTGA
- a CDS encoding ATP-binding protein, translated as MIVKKGNTELLNKINYAIDQMNAAEGSWKTTLYNKNYETTDTKNLEYTEEEKRIIAQYSKENPLHVLCDPTRYPYSYTENGEVKGILPDYFRKIADYAGLSYEFLVPATRDEYIAYQSNKDAVNISIDARLDTDNYAETKEWGLTAPYITMRMARVTRRDFDGKIHVVTTVNQTASTSIEDVLAPGAEKLMCSTRQEMMEAVRDGKADAAFVYYYMAQAFVNSDTTGTMTYMPLEQPTFSYRMVVSSTENHALAGILTKAMYAMPDNLVEDLATQYTTYKATNLTLADMIRLHPVTVVAIIVFISWMAVTLIVILNRLQTRRKLQLAAQQKAKEMTALAEQAQAASKAKSTFLSNMSHDIRTPMNAIIGFTNIALHQDSVPEMHNCLKKIEESSDHLLSLLNDVLDLSRIESGKVEFSPVPANITAVTDSVIEIVKGMLLNRELNFEVHREPLQNPYVMTEPVRIREILVNILNNAVKFTKDGGTIRFDAGSRPGADAQHIVICYRIKDTGIGMSEDFQKKIFDEFAQEENGVRTQYKGTGLGMPISKKYIELMGGTITVDSRKGVGTTFTVEIPMELTNAEKVEKTKPLVQHNDLKGIKVLLAEDNDLNAELATILLEDLGMTVTRAADGQEVVDLFAEHPAGTYDIILMDIMMPKMDGHQAAKAIRAMYADRSDAEEIPIIALSANAFSEDVQASLDAGMNGHVSKPLNMEEVTKVIERNLNRP; from the coding sequence GTGATCGTCAAAAAAGGAAACACTGAACTTCTGAATAAGATAAATTATGCGATTGATCAGATGAACGCTGCCGAAGGCAGCTGGAAAACGACCCTCTATAACAAAAACTACGAAACTACCGATACCAAAAATCTGGAGTACACGGAAGAAGAAAAGCGTATCATTGCCCAATATTCCAAGGAAAACCCCCTTCATGTTCTGTGCGACCCGACCCGGTATCCCTATTCCTATACAGAAAATGGCGAAGTAAAGGGCATTCTCCCGGACTATTTTCGGAAGATAGCAGACTATGCAGGACTCTCGTATGAGTTTCTTGTTCCTGCGACCAGAGATGAGTATATCGCATATCAAAGCAATAAGGATGCGGTAAACATCAGTATTGATGCACGATTGGATACGGATAATTACGCAGAGACCAAAGAATGGGGATTGACCGCTCCCTATATCACGATGCGAATGGCAAGAGTGACGCGGAGAGACTTTGATGGGAAGATCCATGTTGTCACCACAGTCAATCAGACCGCGTCCACATCGATCGAAGATGTGCTGGCACCCGGTGCGGAAAAACTGATGTGCAGTACCCGTCAGGAGATGATGGAAGCGGTCCGCGATGGCAAAGCGGATGCAGCCTTTGTCTACTATTACATGGCACAGGCATTCGTCAACAGCGACACAACAGGTACAATGACCTACATGCCGCTGGAACAACCCACATTCAGTTACCGCATGGTGGTTTCCTCTACGGAAAACCATGCGCTGGCAGGTATCCTGACAAAAGCAATGTACGCAATGCCGGATAATCTTGTGGAAGACCTTGCAACACAGTACACCACTTATAAAGCAACGAATCTGACACTTGCAGATATGATCCGTCTGCATCCGGTCACAGTTGTCGCCATCATCGTATTTATCTCGTGGATGGCGGTCACGCTGATCGTTATTTTGAACCGCTTGCAAACACGCAGAAAATTACAGCTTGCAGCCCAGCAGAAAGCGAAAGAAATGACTGCCCTTGCAGAGCAGGCGCAAGCAGCCAGCAAAGCCAAAAGCACATTCCTTTCCAATATGTCCCACGACATCCGCACCCCTATGAACGCCATCATCGGCTTTACAAATATTGCATTGCATCAGGATTCTGTGCCGGAAATGCACAACTGTCTGAAGAAGATCGAGGAAAGCTCGGATCATCTGCTGTCCCTGCTGAATGATGTGCTGGATCTGAGCCGCATCGAGAGCGGAAAGGTGGAGTTTTCCCCTGTTCCGGCGAATATCACCGCAGTTACAGACAGTGTGATCGAGATCGTGAAGGGGATGCTTCTGAACCGGGAACTGAACTTTGAAGTGCATCGTGAACCGCTGCAAAATCCCTATGTCATGACGGAACCCGTCCGTATCCGGGAAATTCTGGTCAATATCCTGAATAATGCCGTGAAATTTACCAAGGATGGCGGCACCATCCGTTTTGATGCAGGCAGCCGTCCGGGAGCCGATGCACAGCACATCGTAATTTGCTATCGGATCAAAGATACCGGCATCGGTATGAGCGAAGATTTCCAGAAAAAAATTTTTGACGAATTTGCGCAGGAAGAAAATGGCGTACGGACACAGTATAAGGGCACGGGTCTGGGAATGCCCATCTCAAAGAAGTATATTGAACTGATGGGCGGCACGATCACAGTAGACAGCCGGAAGGGCGTCGGTACGACCTTTACCGTAGAGATTCCCATGGAATTGACAAATGCTGAGAAAGTCGAAAAAACAAAGCCGCTTGTACAGCACAATGACCTGAAAGGGATCAAGGTGCTTCTGGCCGAAGATAATGATCTGAACGCCGAACTTGCCACGATTCTGTTGGAAGATTTGGGAATGACAGTAACGCGTGCAGCAGATGGGCAGGAAGTTGTTGATCTGTTCGCAGAGCATCCGGCGGGCACTTATGATATTATCCTGATGGACATTATGATGCCTAAAATGGATGGACATCAGGCGGCAAAGGCGATCCGAGCAATGTATGCTGACCGCTCGGATGCAGAAGAGATTCCCATCATCGCATTGTCGGCAAATGCTTTTTCGGAGGACGTTCAGGCATCTCTGGACGCAGGCATGAACGGTCATGTTTCCAAGCCTCTTAACATGGAAGAAGTAACCAAAGTTATTGAGCGTAACTTGAACAGGCCGTAA